In Nothobranchius furzeri strain GRZ-AD chromosome 19, NfurGRZ-RIMD1, whole genome shotgun sequence, the following are encoded in one genomic region:
- the LOC107394967 gene encoding probable thiopurine S-methyltransferase isoform X2 encodes MLEHQAHRVMALTEWEERWQNNRIGFHQPAVHTMLKTHLEEVVSGRTGVRFFFPLCGKAVDMKWLADLGHLVVGVEFSEKGIREFFEENNLSYTEEPVPSIPGARLFKNSEKNIFLYRCDLFSVSSSVAGQFGAIWDRGSLVAINPKDRERYAGLIVSLMAVDCRYLLDTLLYDPEKYGGPPRLCSNYSSAAGSCCDVKHLQSVDALTDRTRAWGLDSLTENVHLITLKDAGAQTQPR; translated from the exons ATGCTGGAGCATCAGGCCCACCGGGTCATGGCGCTGACAGAGTGGGAGGAGCGTTGGCAGAACAACCGGATCGGGTTCCACCAGCCCGCCGTGCACAC gatgctgaagactcacctggagGAGGTTGTGAGTGGTCGGACGGGAGTTCGCTTCTTCTTCCCTCTGTGTGGGAAAGCTGTGGACATGAAGTG GTTGGCTGATCTGGGTCACTTGGTGGTCGGGGTGGAGTTCAGTGAAAAAGGGATCCGTGAGTTCTTTGAGGAGAACAACCTGTCGTACACCGAGGAGCCGGTTCCTTCCATACCTGGAGCCCGACTGTTCAAG AACTCTGAGAAGAACATCTTCTTGTATCGCTGTGACCTGTTTAGCGTCTCCAG CTCCGTTGCAGGTCAGTTTGGAGCCATCTGGGACcgaggctctctggtggccatcaACCCGAAGGACAGGGAGAG GTACGCGGGTCTCATCGTGTCCCTGATGGCCGTGGACTGCCGGTACCTTCTGGACACGCTCCTGTATGACCCGGAGAAATACGGAGGTCCGCCTCGGCTCTGCTCTAACTACAGCTCAGCTGCAG GAAGCTGCTGCGACGTGAAGCATCTGCAGTCGGTGGACGCGCTCACAGACAGAACTCGGGCTTGGGGTCTGGACTCTTTAACCGAAAACGTCCACCTGATCACCCTGAAGGACGCCGGAGCACAAACACAACCCAGATGA
- the LOC107394967 gene encoding probable thiopurine S-methyltransferase isoform X1 codes for MLEHQAHRVMALTEWEERWQNNRIGFHQPAVHTMLKTHLEEVVSGRTGVRFFFPLCGKAVDMKWLADLGHLVVGVEFSEKGIREFFEENNLSYTEEPVPSIPGARLFKNSEKNIFLYRCDLFSVSSSVAGQFGAIWDRGSLVAINPKDRERYAGLIVSLMAVDCRYLLDTLLYDPEKYGGPPFLVPDAQVQSLFGSCCDVKHLQSVDALTDRTRAWGLDSLTENVHLITLKDAGAQTQPR; via the exons ATGCTGGAGCATCAGGCCCACCGGGTCATGGCGCTGACAGAGTGGGAGGAGCGTTGGCAGAACAACCGGATCGGGTTCCACCAGCCCGCCGTGCACAC gatgctgaagactcacctggagGAGGTTGTGAGTGGTCGGACGGGAGTTCGCTTCTTCTTCCCTCTGTGTGGGAAAGCTGTGGACATGAAGTG GTTGGCTGATCTGGGTCACTTGGTGGTCGGGGTGGAGTTCAGTGAAAAAGGGATCCGTGAGTTCTTTGAGGAGAACAACCTGTCGTACACCGAGGAGCCGGTTCCTTCCATACCTGGAGCCCGACTGTTCAAG AACTCTGAGAAGAACATCTTCTTGTATCGCTGTGACCTGTTTAGCGTCTCCAG CTCCGTTGCAGGTCAGTTTGGAGCCATCTGGGACcgaggctctctggtggccatcaACCCGAAGGACAGGGAGAG GTACGCGGGTCTCATCGTGTCCCTGATGGCCGTGGACTGCCGGTACCTTCTGGACACGCTCCTGTATGACCCGGAGAAATACGGAG GTCCTCCGTTTCTGGTCCCTGATGCTCAGGTCCAAAGTCTGTTCG GAAGCTGCTGCGACGTGAAGCATCTGCAGTCGGTGGACGCGCTCACAGACAGAACTCGGGCTTGGGGTCTGGACTCTTTAACCGAAAACGTCCACCTGATCACCCTGAAGGACGCCGGAGCACAAACACAACCCAGATGA